A portion of the Natronococcus sp. AD-5 genome contains these proteins:
- a CDS encoding DUF1616 domain-containing protein, translating to MSNSDWWFLDLALVIAVTGLATFGLFTDVSGPVRILLGIPLLLFLPGYALVAVFYPDQSDGEYQAFDDEKTARRGPLLSSGGLESIERFVLSIVASVAIVPAVTLVTSATPWGITVRPVLAGIALVTILLSLLAIVQRYRCPPERRFSLSPSGSSLLFSADRDSFGRSAPSPTLYNAIFLVALLALLATAGFAVANPPEHDGYTEFYIETEEVDGDTEVMYNDSLSAGESQSVTAYITNEEHEERSYTTVAALQQVSYEDDGVTVHEQDVLATESATVANGETHEQTLEIEPTMTGEDLRLVLYLYEGEPPEEPSEENAYRTIELPVTVS from the coding sequence ATGAGTAACTCCGACTGGTGGTTTCTCGATCTAGCACTGGTTATCGCGGTGACTGGACTCGCGACGTTCGGGCTCTTCACCGACGTGTCGGGACCAGTTCGTATCCTCCTCGGCATCCCGCTCCTGTTGTTCCTCCCGGGGTACGCCCTCGTTGCGGTGTTTTATCCGGACCAATCCGACGGGGAGTACCAGGCGTTCGACGACGAGAAAACCGCTCGACGGGGGCCGCTGTTGAGCAGCGGCGGACTCGAGTCGATCGAGCGATTCGTCCTGTCGATCGTCGCGAGCGTCGCGATCGTTCCGGCGGTCACGCTGGTGACGTCCGCGACGCCCTGGGGCATCACGGTTCGACCGGTACTCGCCGGAATCGCCCTGGTGACGATACTGCTCTCGTTGCTCGCGATCGTCCAGCGATACCGGTGTCCGCCGGAGCGTCGGTTCTCCCTCTCGCCGTCGGGTTCGTCCCTGCTGTTCTCCGCCGACCGGGACTCGTTCGGCCGGTCGGCGCCGAGTCCGACGTTGTACAACGCGATCTTCCTGGTCGCGCTGCTCGCGTTGCTCGCGACCGCGGGGTTCGCGGTCGCGAATCCGCCCGAGCACGACGGCTACACCGAGTTCTACATCGAAACGGAGGAGGTCGACGGAGACACGGAGGTGATGTACAACGACTCCCTCTCCGCCGGCGAATCGCAGTCGGTGACGGCGTACATCACGAACGAGGAACACGAGGAGCGGTCGTACACGACCGTGGCGGCGCTCCAGCAGGTGAGTTACGAGGACGACGGCGTCACCGTCCACGAACAGGACGTCCTCGCCACCGAGTCCGCGACCGTCGCGAACGGCGAGACCCACGAGCAGACGCTCGAGATCGAGCCGACGATGACGGGCGAGGACCTCCGGCTGGTGCTCTACCTCTACGAGGGCGAGCCGCCGGAGGAGCCGTCCGAGGAGAACGCCTATCGAACGATCGAGCTTCCGGTTACGGTTTCGTAA
- a CDS encoding polysaccharide deacetylase family protein yields MTKRSNTRRRFLAASGVTAFSAMAGCMDRVNSAIPNGDDSSNGSESDGGGDSDADGYESPELTVETEYNSREEFRQPGEQIGDFENLDDWEIIDGEAEADKEVAFAGDQSLKLTAEDSNNVIVSKSIDTMDMTDLDISMAVRTSSPGNVAIDIMLYDIYGGYAHNQLRSVSYGTDEIGWFRTCPGVFAESTTPLERDVVDEIRIMIHNTGDAEVWVDDLRVHEKPEKGYVVLSWDDGIEDFYEPAGPLHDEYDVNAVQAVVRQWTRGQREGVMTIDQIKERQEAGDQIVAHGTHTHLTDVDALDDSLSTDKNWAVKEGLEGGHYLVFPHNSFDDRVLDVVSKYYYAGGFNQSGNVNLTGVHGFDPLVLPRTIGNDLDIAMQCVDNAAKHRQCTVLNFHAFDQDNTMNQDEYEQLLQHINDTEDVEVIDFDDLWTMRREGHER; encoded by the coding sequence ATGACGAAACGATCGAACACCCGACGGCGATTCCTCGCAGCGTCCGGCGTAACAGCGTTTTCGGCCATGGCCGGCTGTATGGACCGGGTGAATTCCGCGATTCCGAACGGCGACGATTCGTCGAACGGAAGCGAATCCGACGGCGGCGGCGACAGCGACGCAGACGGGTACGAATCGCCCGAACTCACGGTCGAGACCGAATACAACAGCCGGGAAGAGTTCAGACAGCCCGGCGAGCAGATCGGCGACTTCGAAAACCTCGACGATTGGGAGATCATTGACGGAGAGGCCGAGGCCGACAAGGAGGTCGCCTTCGCCGGCGACCAGAGCCTCAAACTCACCGCCGAAGACAGTAACAACGTCATCGTATCGAAGAGCATCGATACGATGGACATGACCGACCTCGATATCTCGATGGCCGTACGGACGTCTTCTCCCGGAAACGTCGCCATCGACATCATGCTATACGACATCTACGGCGGCTACGCGCACAACCAGCTTCGATCGGTCTCGTACGGGACCGACGAAATCGGCTGGTTCCGGACGTGTCCCGGCGTCTTCGCGGAGAGTACGACGCCGCTCGAGCGCGACGTCGTCGACGAGATCCGGATCATGATCCACAACACCGGCGACGCGGAGGTGTGGGTCGACGATCTGCGGGTACACGAGAAGCCCGAGAAGGGGTACGTCGTGCTCAGCTGGGACGACGGGATCGAGGACTTCTACGAGCCGGCCGGCCCGCTGCACGACGAGTACGACGTCAACGCCGTCCAGGCCGTCGTCCGCCAGTGGACGCGGGGCCAACGCGAGGGAGTCATGACGATCGATCAGATCAAGGAGCGTCAGGAAGCCGGCGACCAGATCGTCGCTCACGGGACTCACACGCACCTTACCGACGTCGATGCCCTCGACGACTCGCTGAGCACGGACAAGAACTGGGCCGTCAAGGAGGGACTCGAGGGCGGGCACTACCTCGTCTTTCCGCACAACAGCTTCGACGATCGGGTCCTCGACGTCGTCTCGAAGTACTACTACGCGGGCGGGTTCAACCAGTCGGGTAACGTCAACCTCACCGGGGTCCACGGCTTCGACCCGCTGGTGCTGCCGCGGACGATCGGCAACGACCTCGACATCGCGATGCAGTGCGTCGATAACGCCGCCAAGCACCGACAGTGTACGGTCCTGAACTTCCACGCTTTCGACCAGGACAACACGATGAATCAGGACGAGTACGAACAGCTGCTCCAGCACATCAACGACACCGAGGACGTCGAGGTCATCGACTTCGACGACCTCTGGACGATGCGCCGCGAAGGCCACGAGCGCTGA
- a CDS encoding DUF6517 family protein codes for MTFTRRYILATGAAVGTGLGAGCTRLAEDRLSSTPAVVDDEALAETGYGEYAVDELVIERTVGRFGLKRTLEVRNWYAEYDRAIPLDAIGLTRLQAAVVAVLSTPRVSAFGRSFNPVGEYTTDELVELIQDRYDELEVVERVGETSVPILGTETTVAWYDARARLVEVGSTLDVAVQVSEAVEHGDDFVLCVAVYPRVGGLETESDAVRTLMAGIEHEQE; via the coding sequence ATGACGTTCACGCGCCGGTACATTCTTGCGACGGGAGCAGCCGTCGGAACGGGGCTCGGTGCCGGCTGTACCCGACTCGCTGAAGACAGACTCTCGTCGACGCCAGCGGTCGTCGACGACGAAGCGCTGGCCGAAACGGGGTACGGCGAGTACGCGGTCGACGAACTCGTGATCGAGCGCACCGTCGGACGGTTCGGCCTCAAGCGCACGCTCGAGGTGCGCAACTGGTACGCCGAGTACGACCGGGCGATTCCGCTCGACGCGATCGGACTGACTCGTCTCCAGGCGGCGGTCGTCGCCGTCCTGAGCACGCCGCGAGTGTCCGCCTTCGGCCGATCGTTCAACCCCGTCGGCGAGTACACGACCGACGAACTCGTCGAGTTGATTCAGGACCGGTACGACGAGCTCGAGGTCGTCGAGCGCGTCGGCGAGACGTCCGTCCCGATCCTCGGCACCGAAACGACGGTCGCCTGGTACGACGCGCGCGCCCGCCTCGTCGAGGTCGGCTCCACACTCGACGTCGCCGTCCAGGTCAGCGAGGCGGTCGAACACGGCGACGACTTCGTGCTCTGCGTCGCCGTCTACCCGCGGGTCGGCGGGCTCGAGACCGAGTCCGACGCGGTCCGGACGCTGATGGCGGGGATCGAACACGAACAGGAGTGA
- a CDS encoding DUF7344 domain-containing protein, which yields MTATDAPPELEWDVVTLLKSRDEPVTIDEIADQLYDTDGTDDVEAWGDVHERLSRTDLPALDASGVIDFHPERGTVTLAEQRGSRLRNYALAVLFAGALGLLFAPLVLDVTALVSLVGLLVAAIGVIVTVVW from the coding sequence GTGACAGCGACCGACGCGCCGCCGGAACTCGAGTGGGACGTCGTCACGCTCCTCAAGTCGCGTGACGAGCCGGTGACGATCGACGAAATCGCGGATCAGCTCTACGACACTGATGGGACCGACGACGTCGAAGCCTGGGGTGACGTTCACGAACGACTTTCACGGACCGACCTGCCGGCGCTCGATGCCTCCGGCGTGATCGACTTTCATCCGGAACGGGGGACGGTTACGTTGGCCGAACAACGCGGTTCTCGCCTTCGGAACTACGCGCTCGCCGTTCTGTTTGCGGGAGCCCTCGGATTGCTCTTCGCACCGCTCGTGCTCGACGTAACGGCACTCGTTTCGCTCGTCGGTCTTCTAGTCGCCGCTATCGGCGTTATCGTCACCGTCGTCTGGTAA
- a CDS encoding PKD domain-containing protein, whose translation MEGTEYETTVYETSADADGGTVIVIGGVHGNEVAGYEAAGVISEWEIEAGTLVAIPEADAPAVEAGTRSGSDGDNLNRQFPEGEDPQTELARAIWGVIVDYDPDVVIDLHESTGIYAGSPVDGVGQAIFHSGDDQATQNARQAADYVNQNYVDSSERDFVTSDLGPDTNPTDLIVHKTWLDLDVRSHLIETLSRGVDLERRINWHLQLVGELVEDELFPSGVPEEPTEGPVEEPEEEPEEEEPEESEDPEEEEPEQPEEEPEESEEEEPEESEEEEPEESEEEEPEESEDDDQARRPVADIETIPADENEESPEDGKTVTLDASNSCVVGGEIDSYEWDINDDGHFDHTGETIDVTVCADGAHLVTLRVTSESGRTAVAEVELSTE comes from the coding sequence ATGGAGGGGACCGAGTACGAGACGACGGTGTACGAGACGTCGGCAGACGCTGACGGCGGGACGGTCATCGTGATCGGCGGCGTTCACGGCAACGAAGTCGCGGGGTACGAAGCCGCGGGCGTAATTTCCGAGTGGGAGATCGAAGCCGGGACGCTCGTCGCGATCCCCGAAGCGGACGCACCTGCTGTCGAAGCGGGGACGCGGTCCGGTTCCGACGGTGACAACCTCAACCGACAGTTCCCGGAAGGCGAGGACCCGCAGACGGAACTCGCCCGGGCGATCTGGGGCGTCATCGTCGATTACGATCCCGACGTCGTCATCGACCTCCACGAGTCGACCGGTATCTACGCGGGCTCCCCGGTCGACGGCGTCGGCCAGGCGATCTTCCACTCGGGCGACGATCAGGCCACGCAGAACGCCCGGCAGGCAGCCGACTACGTGAACCAGAACTACGTCGACAGTTCGGAACGCGACTTCGTAACCAGCGACCTCGGTCCCGATACCAACCCGACCGACCTGATCGTTCACAAGACCTGGCTCGATCTGGACGTCCGATCGCATCTCATCGAGACGCTCTCGCGGGGCGTCGATCTCGAAAGGCGCATCAACTGGCACCTGCAGCTGGTCGGAGAACTGGTCGAGGACGAACTCTTCCCGAGCGGCGTTCCCGAAGAACCGACCGAAGGGCCCGTAGAGGAGCCGGAAGAAGAGCCCGAAGAGGAAGAACCGGAAGAATCGGAGGACCCGGAGGAAGAAGAACCGGAGCAGCCGGAAGAGGAACCGGAAGAATCCGAAGAAGAGGAACCGGAAGAATCCGAAGAAGAGGAACCGGAAGAATCCGAAGAAGAGGAACCGGAAGAATCCGAAGACGACGACCAAGCGAGGCGACCGGTCGCCGACATCGAGACGATCCCCGCCGATGAGAACGAAGAGTCGCCCGAGGACGGTAAGACCGTCACGCTCGACGCGTCCAACTCCTGCGTCGTCGGCGGCGAAATCGACAGCTACGAGTGGGACATCAACGACGACGGACACTTCGATCACACCGGCGAGACGATCGACGTGACGGTCTGCGCGGACGGTGCCCACCTGGTTACGCTTCGCGTCACCAGCGAAAGTGGCCGAACCGCGGTCGCCGAAGTCGAGCTCTCGACCGAGTAA
- a CDS encoding glycosyltransferase family 2 protein has translation MALVSVIIPTYNREETVSRAINSALSQTVDSVEVLVVDDGSTDDTQDVLESYDDERVRPIYHETNRGANVARNTGIERARGKYVAFLDSDDEWRPEKLEAQLDLLEKRSEEWVAAYCDFAFELATPIDRLRGLAASVLSRADERPQMEGGEELIGEILADNVHTGAGSTLLVRTDVAREVGGFDETLDRFQDPEFVLRILEVGKLAYVDEPLVVREETGTPPADTIRQADEQYLSLYAEDVDRFEDDGYRIRSSHDLVLAKSYFSEGRLLRGGWHLLRAAPEPRHVPGVLWAAGSGVRRRPAPVLIAGIALVAVAIASRIGLRS, from the coding sequence ATGGCACTGGTCAGCGTCATCATCCCGACGTACAACCGGGAGGAGACGGTCTCTCGAGCGATCAACAGCGCGCTCTCCCAGACCGTCGACAGCGTCGAGGTCCTCGTCGTCGACGACGGGTCGACCGACGACACCCAGGACGTCCTCGAGTCCTACGACGACGAGCGGGTGCGCCCGATCTATCACGAGACGAACCGGGGAGCGAACGTCGCGCGGAACACCGGGATCGAACGCGCCCGCGGCAAGTACGTCGCCTTCCTCGACTCGGACGACGAGTGGCGTCCCGAGAAGCTCGAGGCCCAGCTCGACTTGCTCGAGAAGCGTTCGGAAGAGTGGGTCGCCGCCTACTGCGACTTCGCGTTCGAACTCGCCACCCCGATCGATCGGCTGCGCGGTCTGGCTGCCAGCGTGCTCTCTCGCGCCGACGAGCGGCCGCAGATGGAAGGCGGTGAGGAACTGATCGGCGAGATCCTCGCGGACAACGTCCACACGGGGGCCGGTTCGACGCTGCTCGTCCGCACCGACGTCGCCAGGGAGGTCGGCGGCTTCGACGAGACGCTCGACCGGTTCCAGGATCCCGAGTTCGTCCTGCGCATCCTCGAGGTCGGCAAACTCGCGTACGTCGACGAGCCGCTAGTCGTCCGCGAGGAGACCGGAACGCCGCCGGCCGATACGATCAGGCAGGCCGACGAGCAGTATCTCTCGCTGTACGCCGAGGACGTCGACCGGTTCGAGGACGACGGATACCGGATCCGCTCGAGTCACGACCTCGTCCTCGCGAAGAGCTACTTCAGCGAGGGTCGACTGCTCCGCGGCGGCTGGCACCTCCTTCGGGCGGCGCCCGAACCGCGCCACGTTCCGGGCGTCCTCTGGGCGGCCGGTTCGGGCGTTCGCCGTCGCCCCGCTCCGGTTTTGATCGCCGGTATCGCCCTCGTCGCCGTCGCGATCGCAAGCCGGATCGGGCTTCGGTCCTGA
- a CDS encoding DUF7344 domain-containing protein: MSSTQTVTDEQNRGEDPADEQESTEEELPVDEIFHILQNERRRMVLEYLQGMDDSVRMRDVAEQVAAWENDTTVEELSSDQRQRVYIPLYQSHLPKLDKAGIIDYQQNRGIVERRPLAKQLDYYLNADSNTNAGGADGNAVNADWDDYYIGAAGVGAVLLLGAVFELPFFSLITGIGLSALILLMFTALTIGQYVR; encoded by the coding sequence ATGAGTTCCACACAGACTGTCACCGACGAACAGAACCGAGGTGAAGATCCGGCGGACGAGCAGGAATCCACCGAGGAGGAGTTGCCGGTCGACGAGATCTTCCACATCCTGCAGAACGAACGCCGTCGAATGGTCCTCGAGTACCTCCAGGGGATGGACGATTCCGTACGCATGCGCGACGTAGCCGAACAGGTTGCCGCGTGGGAGAACGACACAACGGTCGAGGAGCTGAGTTCCGATCAGCGACAGCGGGTCTACATCCCCCTCTATCAGTCCCATCTGCCGAAACTGGACAAGGCGGGCATAATCGATTATCAACAGAACCGCGGCATCGTCGAGCGGCGCCCCCTCGCGAAGCAACTCGACTACTATCTCAACGCCGACTCGAACACGAACGCGGGCGGAGCCGACGGCAACGCGGTGAACGCCGACTGGGACGACTACTACATCGGCGCCGCCGGCGTGGGCGCGGTCTTGCTCCTCGGTGCCGTGTTCGAACTGCCTTTTTTCTCGCTCATCACCGGAATCGGACTGAGCGCTCTCATCCTGCTGATGTTCACGGCGCTGACGATCGGACAGTACGTCAGGTAA
- a CDS encoding glycosyltransferase family 4 protein — protein MHVLHLITSTRSFFEQQISVLEARGVECTVIGVPGEYAADSPRTPVDYLRFYPTVLSHVRSGDYDLIHGHYGLVAPFALAQPTRPVVMSLWGTDLMSDMGWLETVSRYGARFADAAIVPSPAMSRELDVDHVEIPFGVDTEQFRPVPRGEARERVGWDPDERIALFPYDPDRDEKDYPRAERVVERADANLELRTVDGVPYEEMPYYMNASDVLLVTSKREAGPMVVKEAAACNVPTVSTDVGFVREAIGDVDNCIVSDSDAELAAGLESVLDGDRRSNGREAIDGLSLEAMGDRLLECYRDVLERRGRETAELTVDRTEEGEEVSHGV, from the coding sequence ATGCACGTACTACACCTCATCACCTCCACGCGTTCGTTCTTCGAGCAGCAGATTTCCGTCCTCGAAGCGCGCGGCGTCGAGTGCACCGTCATCGGCGTCCCCGGCGAATACGCCGCGGACTCGCCGCGAACGCCCGTCGACTACCTGCGGTTTTATCCGACGGTGCTCTCGCACGTCCGGTCGGGCGACTACGACCTGATCCACGGCCACTACGGTCTCGTCGCGCCGTTCGCACTCGCCCAGCCGACGCGCCCGGTGGTGATGAGTCTGTGGGGAACCGACCTGATGAGCGACATGGGCTGGCTCGAGACGGTCAGTCGATACGGCGCCCGCTTTGCGGACGCCGCGATCGTGCCCAGTCCCGCGATGTCGCGCGAACTCGACGTCGATCACGTCGAGATCCCGTTCGGGGTCGATACCGAGCAGTTCAGACCCGTCCCGCGCGGTGAGGCCCGCGAGCGCGTGGGCTGGGACCCCGACGAGCGAATCGCGCTCTTTCCGTACGACCCCGACCGAGACGAGAAGGACTACCCGCGGGCCGAACGCGTCGTCGAGCGCGCCGACGCCAACCTCGAGTTGCGAACGGTCGACGGCGTTCCCTACGAAGAGATGCCCTACTACATGAACGCGAGCGACGTCCTCCTCGTGACCTCGAAGCGCGAAGCCGGTCCGATGGTCGTCAAGGAGGCCGCCGCCTGTAACGTGCCGACCGTCTCGACCGACGTCGGCTTCGTCCGCGAGGCGATCGGCGACGTTGACAATTGCATCGTCAGCGACAGCGACGCCGAACTCGCCGCCGGCCTCGAATCGGTGCTCGACGGCGACCGGCGCTCGAACGGCCGCGAGGCGATCGACGGCCTGAGCCTTGAGGCGATGGGCGACCGACTCCTCGAGTGTTATCGGGACGTCCTCGAGCGCAGGGGCCGCGAGACGGCCGAACTGACCGTCGACCGAACCGAGGAGGGAGAGGAGGTCAGCCATGGCGTCTAG
- a CDS encoding asparagine synthetase B family protein, protein MNTELFGVFGGRETFTRFRSTDEFDDVLVGPTTTVGIRDSGLGTPGWSATYEGDDGICVIWGEVYVPGDESNAARWFLEAYEREGTDALSDLNGSYLAVLDTGDEAFAATDPIRSRECFYTDDPGTRVFGTDSSSVATTIQEPTFRRDAILEFLHLGVTLGEKTSVEQLSRLPIDSYLTPSSVEHLERFVYDTQEFDYAESLANRLQRAIDRRSVLPGRKGLLLSAGYDSRTLLSRLPEIEHCYTVGDSTAQEVAGARRLATQYGADHTAFEPDERYLYADEEKVRYSQGIKESLHIHHAGYTDEIDVDTMYHGLLCDTFYRGHFTAQVDFEVLGKRIPFERLDPDPDPIDVLLSRFGYSPSASVELAERTSFDVDPESFVRQAVRTEFESVLDRSDSIQNALNCCGITNQPSIPFHTQLADNFFAPFLAADTELLEWHLTAPPAQRTTDTFLEACEMIDEEMLNHRPPDRPHGVTLFNEMERFVRRKTPFLDSFESPWPDRERHFNRYDFDQRLIPELEHVHDLPARHKLRLNDFLGWVDGWADGADQPRTWLDRNSSVA, encoded by the coding sequence ATGAATACGGAACTCTTCGGCGTATTTGGCGGCAGAGAAACGTTCACCCGGTTCAGGTCGACGGACGAGTTCGACGACGTGCTCGTCGGACCGACGACGACCGTCGGGATCAGGGATTCCGGACTCGGCACCCCCGGTTGGAGCGCGACCTACGAGGGAGACGACGGTATCTGCGTTATCTGGGGCGAGGTGTACGTTCCCGGCGACGAGTCGAACGCCGCGCGGTGGTTCCTCGAGGCGTACGAACGCGAGGGGACCGACGCGCTGTCCGATCTCAACGGCTCGTACCTGGCCGTCCTCGACACCGGGGACGAGGCGTTCGCCGCGACCGATCCGATCCGGTCCCGGGAGTGTTTCTACACCGACGACCCCGGGACTCGCGTGTTCGGAACCGACTCCTCGTCCGTCGCGACGACGATCCAGGAGCCTACGTTCCGACGAGATGCCATTCTCGAGTTTCTCCACCTTGGGGTCACGCTCGGCGAGAAGACGAGCGTCGAGCAACTGTCGCGACTCCCGATCGACAGCTACCTGACGCCGTCGTCCGTCGAACACCTCGAGCGATTCGTCTACGATACCCAGGAATTCGACTACGCCGAGAGCCTGGCGAACCGGCTTCAGCGAGCGATCGACCGCCGGTCGGTGCTGCCCGGCCGGAAAGGGCTGCTTCTCTCCGCGGGGTACGACTCCCGAACGCTACTCTCCCGGCTTCCCGAGATCGAACACTGCTACACGGTCGGCGATTCGACCGCCCAGGAGGTCGCGGGCGCCAGACGGCTCGCGACGCAGTACGGCGCGGACCACACCGCGTTCGAACCCGACGAGCGCTACCTGTACGCCGACGAGGAGAAGGTTCGCTACTCGCAGGGGATCAAGGAATCGCTGCACATCCACCACGCCGGCTACACCGACGAGATAGACGTCGACACGATGTATCACGGGCTGCTCTGTGACACCTTCTACCGCGGACACTTCACGGCGCAGGTCGACTTCGAGGTGCTCGGCAAACGGATTCCGTTCGAGCGCCTCGACCCCGACCCGGATCCGATCGACGTCCTCCTCTCGCGGTTCGGGTACAGTCCGTCGGCGAGCGTCGAACTGGCCGAACGAACGTCGTTCGACGTCGATCCCGAGTCGTTCGTCAGACAGGCCGTCCGAACCGAGTTCGAGTCGGTTCTGGACCGGTCCGATTCCATTCAGAACGCGCTCAACTGCTGCGGAATCACCAACCAGCCCTCGATCCCGTTCCACACGCAGCTCGCGGACAACTTCTTCGCGCCGTTTCTCGCCGCGGACACGGAACTGCTCGAGTGGCACCTCACGGCCCCGCCGGCCCAGCGAACCACCGACACGTTCCTCGAGGCGTGCGAGATGATCGACGAGGAAATGCTCAACCACCGGCCCCCGGACCGCCCCCACGGCGTCACGTTGTTCAACGAGATGGAACGGTTCGTTCGGCGAAAGACGCCGTTTCTCGACTCGTTCGAGTCCCCCTGGCCGGACCGGGAACGTCACTTCAACCGGTACGACTTCGACCAGCGACTGATACCGGAGCTCGAGCACGTCCACGACCTGCCCGCCCGACACAAACTCCGGCTCAACGACTTCCTCGGCTGGGTCGACGGGTGGGCGGACGGCGCCGACCAGCCCCGAACCTGGCTCGACCGTAACTCATCGGTCGCGTGA
- a CDS encoding flippase — translation MNRSLSSGVLSVVSAKVVTLLVGIVSTPLLFRLLEPAGFGDYSFLMSVFSIYMIFVSSGIADGVRKFLAEDRSMSDWEPYVVGYYFRLALLFALTGAFLMIVSSRAGLVTRLFGAEYTTYFYGLALLVVSVQFRTYSRKTLMGFGLERYSEPLNVLDKVTFVVFSIPLVYAGFGVAGALAGHAVASIVVGGIGLALVHQHVSLSSVFRKPPRNFPRKKMLTFNSMSIVLLFLLSSLYHIDIVMLQHFRESADVGNYKAALTLAEFLWFVPLALQTVYVHSTSELWSRNRTRQITSLASKTTRYTFLLTAVMAVGLAALADVAVPFYFGSDATPAIEPLLLLLPGALGFALARPILAVSQGEGTLRYPVAATGVAAMINVTLNLLLIPRYGMHGAAVATSTGYGAMFAFHCISARHVGFDPLADARFGRVVATTALAAVPIFALATVVANRWLALAIVPPAGLGIYLTFAVLTGAIEPVEPFEVLAEFPDPIGSRAELVRRRLEGVHGDLTIAGWFQSLLFLTGVTFLLSGLLLALFGPKGGTPVFG, via the coding sequence GTGAACCGAAGTCTCTCCAGCGGCGTTCTCTCCGTCGTCAGCGCCAAGGTCGTCACTCTGCTGGTCGGCATCGTGTCGACGCCCCTCCTCTTCCGACTCCTCGAGCCCGCCGGCTTCGGGGACTACTCGTTTCTGATGTCGGTGTTCTCCATCTACATGATCTTCGTCAGTTCGGGGATCGCCGACGGCGTCCGCAAGTTTCTCGCGGAGGATCGGTCGATGTCGGACTGGGAACCGTACGTGGTCGGCTACTACTTCCGGCTGGCGCTTCTGTTCGCGCTCACGGGCGCGTTTCTGATGATCGTCTCCTCCCGGGCCGGGCTCGTCACCCGGTTGTTCGGTGCGGAGTACACGACGTACTTCTACGGCCTGGCGCTGCTCGTCGTCTCCGTCCAGTTCCGGACGTACTCGCGGAAGACGCTCATGGGATTCGGCCTCGAGCGCTACTCGGAACCGCTCAACGTCCTCGACAAGGTCACCTTCGTCGTCTTCTCGATCCCGCTCGTCTACGCCGGATTCGGCGTCGCCGGAGCGCTCGCGGGCCACGCCGTCGCCAGCATCGTCGTCGGCGGGATCGGCCTGGCGCTGGTCCACCAACACGTGTCGCTCTCGAGCGTGTTCCGGAAGCCGCCGAGGAACTTCCCCCGGAAGAAGATGCTGACGTTCAACTCGATGAGCATCGTGTTGCTGTTCCTGCTCTCCTCGCTCTACCACATCGACATCGTCATGCTCCAGCACTTCCGGGAGAGCGCCGACGTCGGGAACTACAAGGCGGCGCTCACCCTCGCGGAGTTCCTCTGGTTCGTGCCGTTGGCGCTGCAGACGGTGTACGTCCACTCGACCTCCGAGCTGTGGTCCAGGAACCGCACCAGACAGATCACCTCGCTCGCCTCGAAGACGACGCGGTACACGTTCCTCCTGACGGCCGTTATGGCCGTCGGGCTCGCGGCGCTGGCGGACGTCGCCGTTCCGTTCTACTTCGGTTCGGACGCGACGCCGGCGATCGAGCCGCTGTTGCTACTGCTCCCCGGTGCGCTCGGCTTCGCGCTCGCGCGACCGATCCTGGCGGTGTCACAGGGCGAGGGAACCCTCCGGTATCCGGTCGCGGCGACCGGCGTCGCGGCGATGATCAACGTCACGCTCAACCTCCTGTTGATCCCGCGGTACGGGATGCACGGCGCGGCCGTCGCGACGAGCACCGGGTACGGGGCGATGTTCGCCTTCCACTGCATCTCCGCCCGGCACGTCGGGTTCGATCCGCTCGCCGACGCGCGGTTCGGCCGGGTCGTCGCGACGACCGCGCTCGCCGCGGTTCCGATTTTCGCGCTCGCGACGGTCGTCGCGAACCGGTGGCTGGCGCTGGCGATCGTTCCGCCGGCCGGTCTCGGAATCTACCTGACGTTCGCCGTGCTGACCGGTGCGATCGAACCCGTCGAGCCGTTCGAGGTCCTCGCGGAGTTCCCGGATCCGATCGGCTCGCGGGCCGAACTCGTCCGGCGGCGCCTCGAGGGCGTTCACGGCGATCTGACCATCGCGGGCTGGTTCCAGAGTCTGCTGTTCCTGACCGGCGTGACGTTCCTGTTGTCCGGACTTCTCCTCGCCCTGTTCGGGCCGAAGGGCGGCACTCCGGTGTTCGGGTAG